Proteins from a single region of Ischnura elegans chromosome 2, ioIscEleg1.1, whole genome shotgun sequence:
- the LOC124153349 gene encoding facilitated trehalose transporter Tret1-2 homolog, with protein sequence MESGEVKPQEPTKPLTAMQKLPQYFTAAVVSFSSLGAGCAQGWTSPVLGRLQGITGSHEPLDHPLSPDEASWVSSLLTLGAIFGPIPCAILMDRFGRKPSIIALSCIPGIVGWLITLLATGPGALYAARAVIGTSMAASLGLGPVYIAETSSPSERGKLCSLPQLMITIGVMLQYSIGPFVSYHALAGMNLAFPILFMIPCAFLPESPYYLLAKGRNEEAEKALKWFRGGADVSSELNEMAGAIAESETKDSNLWESMKNVFETRGNRRAILITCGLMFFQQFSGIVAVLMNAESILRGSGEGEPAMEASTAAMVVGAVQIVASWAVTMLVDRAGRRILLILSCALSSISLFAFGAYSYLDVHSRASGLGWLPVTCLVIYILFYILGLGPLPWVAMSELFPNRAKSAASLLTSVFTCGAGFVVTRTFQPISSPEGPYVAYWLYASCSLAGAIFVALLLPETKGKTLEQIQRELAHR encoded by the coding sequence TGTCATTTTCCAGCCTCGGCGCGGGTTGCGCCCAAGGGTGGACGTCCCCAGTGCTGGGCCGTTTGCAGGGAATCACAGGATCCCACGAGCCGCTGGACCACCCGCTGTCCCCGGACGAGGCGTCGTGGGTGAGCTCGCTGCTGACCTTGGGCGCCATCTTCGGGCCCATCCCGTGTGCCATTCTCATGGACCGCTTCGGACGCAAACCGAGCATCATCGCATTGTCCTGCATACCAGGCATTGTAGGCTGGTTGATCACCCTCCTAGCCACCGGACCGGGAGCACTTTACGCGGCCAGGGCCGTGATTGGAACCTCCATGGCGGCTTCCCTGGGTCTCGGCCCCGTCTACATAGCGGAAACGTCTTCCCCTTCGGAGCGAGGGAAGCTCTGCTCACTGCCACAGCTGATGATCACGATTGGGGTGATGCTACAGTATTCGATCGGCCCATTTGTGTCTTACCACGCTCTCGCCGGCATGAATTTAGCTTTCCCGATCCTGTTCATGATACCGTGTGCCTTCCTGCCCGAATCTCCTTATTACTTACTAGCCAAGGGACGAAACGAAGAGGCGGAAAAGGCCCTCAAGTGGTTCAGGGGTGGAGCGGACGTATCTTCGGAACTAAATGAAATGGCCGGGGCCATCGCGGAATCCGAAACCAAAGACTCCAACCTGTGGGAATCCATGAAAAACGTTTTCGAGACGCGTGGTAATCGCCGCGCCATCCTCATAACGTGTGGCCTCATGTTTTTCCAACAGTTCTCGGGCATCGTAGCGGTCCTCATGAATGCCGAGAGCATCCTGAGAGGGAGCGGTGAAGGTGAGCCCGCCATGGAGGCCAGCACGGCCGCTATGGTCGTGGGTGCGGTGCAGATCGTAGCGTCATGGGCCGTGACGATGCTGGTTGATAGAGCTGGCAGGAGAATCCTTCTGATTCTGTCCTGCGCACTCTCTTCCATTTCTCTCTTCGCTTTCGGTGCTTACTCATACTTGGACGTTCACTCTCGAGCGTCGGGTCTGGGCTGGCTCCCGGTCACCTGTCTGGTGATCTACATCTTGTTCTATATCCTCGGACTGGGTCCCTTGCCCTGGGTGGCTATGAGTGAGTTGTTCCCCAACAGGGCTAAGAGCGCCGCCTCGCTCCTAACCAGTGTCTTCACCTGTGGCGCGGGATTCGTGGTGACACGAACTTTCCAGCCGATATCTTCGCCAGAGGGGCCATACGTAGCCTATTGGCTCTACGCTTCGTGCTCTTTGGCTGGTGCAATATTCGTGGCGCTGCTGCTGCCGGAGACGAAGGGAAAGACTCTGGAGCAAATACAAAGGGAACTCGCTCATCGGTGA